A window from Ignavibacteriota bacterium encodes these proteins:
- a CDS encoding EutN/CcmL family microcompartment protein, whose translation MVLGKVIGTVWSTRKDEKLVGSKFLIVKELDLENKPKNNFVVAVDSVGAGVGETVLYASGSSARATAQTKDKPVDAVIMAIVDKLDVSVKE comes from the coding sequence GTGGTATTAGGTAAAGTTATTGGTACGGTTTGGTCAACTCGAAAAGATGAAAAATTAGTTGGGTCAAAGTTTCTAATTGTTAAAGAACTCGACTTAGAAAATAAACCAAAAAATAATTTTGTTGTTGCGGTTGATTCTGTTGGAGCGGGAGTTGGTGAAACGGTTTTATATGCTTCAGGAAGCTCTGCAAGAGCAACTGCTCAAACAAAAGATAAACCGGTAGATGCAGTTATAATGGCAATTGTTGATAAACTTGATGTCTCTGTAAAAGAATAA
- a CDS encoding EutN/CcmL family microcompartment protein translates to MLLGKVIGTIWATKKYETLKSYKMQLVQPINSSMEKLGDPLIAVDTIGAGPGEIIFYATSSEAIIPLHDKTTPVDASIVGIVDSINSEFK, encoded by the coding sequence ATGTTATTAGGAAAAGTAATTGGTACAATTTGGGCAACAAAAAAATATGAAACTTTGAAGAGTTATAAAATGCAGCTAGTTCAACCAATAAATTCATCGATGGAAAAACTTGGCGATCCGTTAATTGCTGTTGATACTATTGGCGCTGGTCCTGGAGAAATTATTTTTTATGCAACTTCAAGTGAAGCAATTATTCCATTACATGATAAAACAACTCCGGTAGATGCATCAATTGTTGGAATTGTTGATTCAATAAATTCAGAATTTAAATAG
- a CDS encoding RNA polymerase sigma factor RpoD/SigA has product MKISKQFTNRDSHSLDKYLQEIGKVELLNAEQEIDYSIRIKHGDQVALEKLVKANLRFVVSVAKQYQNQGLSLGDLINEGNLGLIKAAKRFDETRGFKFISYAVWWIRQSILQALAEQSRIVRLPLNRVGALNKIGKAYNSLEQEYEREPTAAEIANELEMDLEEVSETLKMSNRHISMDAPFTQGEENSLLDVLESDENPLPDNSLMSDSLKSEIERALSTLTERESEVIRLYFGFDGEHSLTLEEIGEQFNLTRERVRQIKEKAIRRLRHTSRSKNLRAYLG; this is encoded by the coding sequence TTGAAGATCTCTAAACAATTTACAAATCGTGATAGTCATTCACTCGATAAATATTTGCAAGAAATTGGCAAAGTAGAATTACTTAACGCAGAACAAGAAATTGATTATTCAATCCGTATTAAACATGGAGATCAAGTTGCATTAGAAAAATTAGTAAAAGCTAATTTGAGATTTGTTGTTAGCGTTGCTAAACAATATCAAAATCAAGGATTGTCTCTTGGCGATTTGATTAATGAAGGTAATTTGGGATTAATAAAAGCCGCAAAAAGATTTGATGAAACAAGAGGATTTAAATTTATCTCTTATGCGGTATGGTGGATTCGTCAATCAATTCTTCAAGCTTTAGCAGAACAATCAAGAATTGTGAGACTTCCGTTAAATAGAGTTGGTGCATTAAATAAAATTGGAAAAGCTTATAATAGTCTTGAGCAAGAGTATGAGCGTGAACCAACAGCAGCAGAAATTGCAAATGAATTGGAAATGGATTTAGAAGAAGTTTCGGAAACTTTGAAAATGTCAAATCGACATATTTCAATGGATGCACCGTTCACTCAAGGTGAAGAAAATAGTTTACTTGATGTTTTAGAAAGTGATGAAAATCCTTTGCCCGATAATTCGCTAATGTCAGATTCGTTAAAAAGTGAAATTGAAAGAGCGCTTTCTACATTAACTGAACGAGAATCTGAAGTTATACGTTTATATTTTGGATTTGATGGTGAACATTCTTTAACTCTTGAAGAAATTGGCGAACAATTTAATCTTACAAGAGAACGTGTAAGACAAATTAAAGAAAAAGCTATTAGAAGATTAAGGCATACATCAAGAAGCAAAAATTTGAGAGCCTATCTTGGATAA
- a CDS encoding C40 family peptidase has protein sequence MQKILEKLKQFLIIIIAVLITSCSSSNYIQKNSPKVIKINKPSDLPRVNQEIEEEEIPNISVTTEKTEVKSLIENLYTIVSSNNKKEKFLDEIVKFLNTPYRRGGESQSGFDCSGFTKTVYFNTMNIELPRTARDQYKINDIFNDKSLLKFGDLVYFDTSKKYFPGHVGIYLNDDLFAHASTSNGVIISSLNEDYYSKRFIGANRVTRKNN, from the coding sequence ATGCAAAAAATTTTAGAAAAATTAAAACAATTTCTAATTATAATAATTGCAGTATTAATTACTTCTTGTTCTTCCTCAAACTATATTCAAAAAAACTCACCCAAAGTTATTAAAATAAATAAACCTTCGGATCTGCCTAGAGTAAACCAAGAAATTGAAGAAGAGGAAATTCCAAATATTTCTGTAACGACAGAAAAAACAGAAGTAAAATCTTTAATTGAAAATTTATACACAATTGTTTCATCAAATAATAAAAAAGAAAAATTTTTGGATGAAATTGTAAAATTCCTAAACACACCTTACAGACGCGGTGGAGAATCGCAATCTGGTTTTGATTGTTCTGGATTTACTAAGACTGTTTATTTTAATACCATGAATATTGAACTTCCTCGGACAGCAAGAGATCAATACAAAATCAATGATATATTTAACGACAAATCATTATTAAAATTTGGCGATTTAGTTTATTTTGATACTTCAAAAAAATATTTTCCAGGTCATGTAGGAATTTATTTAAATGATGACTTATTTGCGCATGCGAGTACATCAAACGGTGTAATTATCTCATCACTTAATGAAGATTATTATTCAAAAAGATTTATTGGTGCAAATAGAGTAACAAGAAAAAATAATTAA
- the fumC gene encoding class II fumarate hydratase produces MNFRIETDTMGEVQVPVDKYYGAQTARSLMNFKIGGDRFPREMIRALGILKKAAALVNNELGMLSEEKANLISQAAQEVIDGKLDDHFPLVVWQTGSGTQTNMNANEVISNRAIELSGGIIGSKKPIHPNDDVNKAQSSNDTFPTAMHIAAVEEINRRLIPMVTKLRDALKLKSEEFSEIIKIGRTHLMDAVPLTLGQEFSGYVQQLNYGLDRINGCLPRLSELALGGTAVGTGLNTHIKFAELSAQKISEISGNKFTSAPNKFEALAAHDAIVEASGVLKTLAASLMKIANDIRWLGSGPRCGIGELLLPENEPGSSIMPGKVNPTQSEAMTMVCAQVMGNDTTINIGGSSGNFELNVFKPVIIYNLLQSIRLLADACESFTDHCVVGIEASKINIQKHLTNSLMLVTALNPHVGYDNAAKIAKKAHAENTTLEEAAIALGLLTAEQFKQFVRPENMIGPKS; encoded by the coding sequence ATGAATTTTAGAATTGAAACAGATACTATGGGTGAAGTTCAAGTTCCAGTTGATAAATATTATGGAGCGCAAACTGCAAGATCACTAATGAATTTTAAAATTGGTGGAGATAGATTCCCAAGAGAAATGATACGTGCTCTTGGAATTCTTAAAAAAGCAGCAGCACTCGTAAATAATGAATTAGGAATGTTAAGCGAAGAAAAAGCAAATCTAATTTCTCAAGCTGCTCAAGAAGTAATTGATGGAAAACTTGATGATCATTTTCCGTTAGTTGTTTGGCAAACCGGAAGCGGAACACAAACTAATATGAATGCAAATGAAGTTATTTCAAACCGGGCAATTGAATTATCTGGCGGAATTATTGGAAGCAAAAAACCAATTCATCCAAATGATGATGTTAACAAAGCTCAATCTTCAAATGATACTTTCCCTACCGCAATGCACATTGCCGCAGTTGAAGAAATTAATAGAAGATTAATTCCTATGGTTACAAAACTTCGTGATGCATTAAAATTAAAATCTGAAGAATTTTCTGAAATAATCAAAATCGGCAGAACACACTTAATGGACGCAGTTCCGCTTACATTGGGACAAGAATTTTCCGGTTATGTACAACAGTTAAATTACGGTTTAGATAGAATTAATGGATGTTTACCTAGATTATCTGAATTAGCTCTTGGTGGAACTGCGGTTGGAACAGGGTTAAATACTCATATAAAATTTGCAGAATTATCAGCTCAAAAAATTTCAGAAATTTCCGGGAATAAATTTACATCGGCTCCAAATAAGTTTGAAGCACTTGCTGCTCATGATGCAATTGTTGAAGCTAGCGGAGTGTTAAAAACTTTAGCTGCATCATTAATGAAAATTGCGAATGATATTCGTTGGTTAGGTTCCGGTCCAAGATGTGGAATTGGTGAATTACTTTTACCCGAAAATGAACCAGGAAGCTCTATTATGCCCGGAAAAGTAAACCCAACGCAATCCGAAGCGATGACAATGGTTTGCGCACAAGTTATGGGAAATGATACAACAATAAATATCGGCGGCTCAAGCGGAAATTTTGAACTCAACGTTTTTAAACCAGTAATTATTTATAATTTACTTCAATCAATTCGTCTTCTTGCCGATGCATGCGAAAGTTTTACAGATCATTGTGTTGTTGGAATTGAGGCAAGTAAAATTAACATTCAAAAGCATTTAACAAACTCTTTAATGCTTGTTACTGCATTAAATCCTCATGTTGGTTATGATAACGCAGCAAAAATTGCGAAAAAAGCACATGCCGAAAATACAACTTTAGAGGAAGCCGCAATAGCTTTAGGACTTTTAACAGCTGAACAATTTAAACAATTTGTCCGACCAGAAAATATGATTGGTCCAAAAAGCTAA
- the tkt gene encoding transketolase: protein MAEKSNQIQEKCINTIRLLAADAVQKANSGHPGMPMGFAPVAYLLYSKIMKHNPANPKWMNRDRFILSGGHGSTLLYSILHLSGYKISIDDVKNFRQWESITPGHPEFGLTPGVETTTGPLGQGLTNAVGMAVAQKHLASRFNKKGHKLIDHFIYVEVGDGDLMEGISHEAASFSGHNKLGKLIVFYDDNGISIDGPTSLSYSDDVAKRFESYNWHVQKVNDIKNLKDIEQAVKIAQKETEKPSIIIVKSIIGYGSPNKHNTSEVHGSPLGENELILTKKNLGFDETKKFFVPDDVKKQFSTLKEKGKSEEEKWNQLFKNYKEKFPKEAKLLSEMIKGNLGNSWKKKLPKFENYGESMATRSASGKVLNSIVSEIPSLLGGSADLTPSNNTDLKGYADFSTKSPDGRYIRYGVREHAMAGIMNGIATYGGLIPYGGTFLVFADYLRPSIRIAAISKIKPIYVFTHDSIGVGEDGPTHQPIEQIASLRSIPGLILIRPCDANETSQAWKFAIEHNGSPVALALTRQNLKIVDRIKFGSDEGLQKGAYVLKDSEGTPNLILIASGSEVDLALKSAEVLEKENIKVRVVSFPSWEIFEKQSEDYKESVFPKSVRARISIEAGISQGWEKYVGLDGKTIAIDNKYGASAPQNIIFEKYGFTVENVVNQAKSII, encoded by the coding sequence ATGGCTGAAAAATCAAATCAAATTCAAGAGAAATGCATTAATACCATAAGATTATTAGCTGCCGATGCAGTACAAAAAGCAAATTCAGGTCACCCAGGAATGCCGATGGGATTTGCTCCAGTTGCATATTTGCTTTATTCGAAAATTATGAAACACAATCCCGCAAATCCGAAGTGGATGAATAGAGATCGTTTTATTTTATCTGGCGGACATGGCAGTACTTTGTTATACAGTATTCTACATTTAAGCGGATACAAAATTTCAATTGATGATGTCAAAAATTTTAGACAATGGGAAAGTATTACTCCAGGTCATCCGGAATTTGGCTTAACTCCCGGTGTAGAAACTACAACTGGTCCTTTAGGACAAGGCTTAACTAATGCCGTTGGAATGGCAGTTGCACAAAAACATTTAGCAAGCAGATTTAATAAAAAAGGACATAAGCTTATAGATCATTTTATTTATGTTGAAGTTGGTGACGGCGATTTGATGGAAGGAATTTCTCATGAAGCTGCATCTTTTTCCGGACATAATAAATTAGGAAAGTTGATTGTTTTTTATGATGATAATGGAATTTCAATTGACGGACCAACTAGTTTATCATATTCTGATGATGTAGCAAAACGATTTGAAAGTTATAATTGGCATGTTCAAAAAGTTAATGATATTAAAAATTTAAAGGATATTGAACAAGCTGTAAAAATAGCACAAAAAGAAACAGAAAAACCTTCAATAATTATAGTTAAAAGTATAATTGGATACGGAAGCCCAAATAAACATAATACTTCTGAAGTTCATGGATCTCCGCTTGGTGAAAATGAATTAATACTTACTAAGAAAAATTTGGGATTTGATGAAACGAAAAAGTTTTTTGTTCCGGATGATGTAAAAAAACAATTCTCAACATTAAAAGAAAAAGGAAAATCTGAAGAAGAAAAATGGAATCAATTATTCAAAAATTATAAAGAGAAATTTCCTAAAGAAGCCAAATTGTTATCTGAAATGATTAAAGGAAATTTGGGAAATTCTTGGAAGAAAAAATTACCAAAATTTGAAAATTATGGTGAATCGATGGCAACTCGTTCAGCTTCCGGAAAAGTATTAAATTCGATTGTTTCAGAAATTCCTTCACTTTTGGGAGGTTCTGCAGATTTAACACCATCAAATAATACAGATCTTAAAGGATATGCAGATTTTAGTACAAAATCTCCAGATGGAAGATATATAAGATATGGAGTTCGTGAGCATGCAATGGCTGGAATTATGAATGGTATTGCAACTTACGGCGGATTGATTCCATATGGCGGAACATTTTTGGTTTTTGCAGATTATTTAAGACCATCAATTAGAATAGCTGCAATTTCTAAAATTAAACCAATTTACGTTTTTACACATGATAGCATTGGAGTTGGTGAAGACGGACCAACTCATCAACCGATTGAACAAATTGCTTCTTTAAGATCAATTCCGGGTTTAATTTTAATTCGTCCTTGTGATGCTAATGAAACTTCTCAAGCTTGGAAATTTGCAATTGAACATAATGGAAGTCCGGTAGCACTTGCATTAACTCGTCAAAATTTAAAAATTGTTGATAGAATAAAATTCGGCTCAGATGAAGGTCTTCAAAAAGGTGCTTACGTTTTAAAAGATTCTGAAGGAACACCAAATTTAATTTTAATTGCAAGTGGCTCAGAAGTTGATTTAGCACTAAAATCTGCCGAAGTATTAGAAAAAGAAAATATTAAAGTTAGAGTTGTTAGTTTTCCGAGTTGGGAAATTTTTGAAAAACAATCTGAAGATTATAAAGAATCAGTTTTCCCTAAATCTGTTCGTGCAAGAATTTCAATTGAAGCTGGAATTAGTCAAGGTTGGGAAAAATATGTAGGCTTAGATGGAAAAACTATCGCAATTGATAATAAATATGGAGCTTCTGCACCGCAAAATATTATTTTTGAAAAATATGGTTTTACTGTTGAAAATGTTGTGAATCAAGCAAAAAGTATTATATAA
- a CDS encoding DedA family protein: MKIIRKLYDWVLHWAETPHGSIALFILAFAESSFFPIPPDALLIALALGAKTKSFRFAMICTVGSVLGALLGYGIGHFAWWNGNEFSALANFFFEKIPGFNHEIFYKVKSLYDEWNFWIVFTAGFTPIPYKVFTVTGGALNVNIFLFVIASIISRAGRFFLVAFLIWKFGPQIKGFIDKYFNWLAIGFTVLLIGGFVGIKYLF, translated from the coding sequence ATGAAAATTATCAGAAAATTATACGATTGGGTTTTACATTGGGCAGAAACTCCACATGGGTCAATAGCATTATTTATTTTGGCATTTGCAGAATCATCTTTTTTCCCAATTCCACCAGACGCATTATTAATTGCACTTGCATTGGGTGCAAAAACAAAATCATTTAGATTTGCAATGATTTGTACAGTTGGTTCTGTTTTAGGAGCTTTATTAGGTTATGGAATTGGACATTTTGCTTGGTGGAATGGAAATGAATTTTCAGCGCTTGCAAATTTCTTCTTTGAAAAAATTCCAGGGTTTAACCATGAAATTTTCTACAAAGTTAAATCACTATATGATGAATGGAATTTCTGGATAGTTTTTACTGCCGGATTTACACCAATTCCTTATAAAGTTTTTACAGTTACCGGGGGTGCTTTAAACGTTAATATTTTTCTTTTCGTAATTGCATCAATAATTAGCCGAGCAGGAAGATTTTTCCTAGTAGCTTTTTTGATTTGGAAATTTGGTCCGCAAATAAAAGGATTTATTGATAAATATTTTAACTGGTTAGCTATCGGATTTACAGTTTTGCTAATCGGTGGTTTTGTAGGAATTAAATATTTATTTTAA
- a CDS encoding DUF5009 domain-containing protein — protein sequence MNKQERLVSLDVFRGITIAGMILVNNPGTWEFIYPPLRHAVWHGCTPTDLVFPFFLFIVGVAITFSLSKRKESGDNQTKLILNILRRSAILFLLGMILSGFPNFDFTKIRIPGVLQRIAAVYLVTSIIFLKTKINTQIFFTVFFLVIYWILMTFIPVPGFGPANYEIGTNLAAWFDSQILSGHMWSVTKTWDPEGILSTIPAISTSLIGVLTGYWLQNNSDKPKITNGLFLSSSILMFLGYVWNGWFPMNKSIWTSSYVLFTGGLALNFLAICFYVIDVKKITWWIKPFQVYGMNAITVFFLSGIIGRILYLIKITENTGEKISISEYLFNNYFLSWLEPINASLLWAIVYVLIWLGLMWILYAKKIFIKV from the coding sequence ATGAATAAGCAAGAAAGATTAGTATCGCTTGATGTTTTTAGAGGAATTACAATTGCTGGAATGATTTTGGTAAACAATCCAGGTACATGGGAATTTATTTATCCTCCTTTAAGACACGCTGTTTGGCATGGTTGTACACCAACAGATTTAGTTTTTCCGTTTTTCTTATTTATTGTGGGCGTTGCAATTACATTTTCTTTATCAAAAAGAAAGGAAAGCGGAGATAATCAAACAAAACTTATTCTTAATATTTTAAGACGAAGTGCTATACTTTTTTTATTGGGAATGATATTAAGTGGATTTCCGAATTTTGATTTTACGAAAATTAGAATTCCTGGTGTATTACAAAGAATTGCAGCGGTTTATTTAGTAACTTCAATTATTTTTCTTAAGACAAAAATAAATACTCAAATATTTTTCACGGTTTTTTTCTTAGTTATTTATTGGATCCTAATGACATTCATTCCCGTTCCGGGTTTTGGTCCAGCAAATTATGAAATAGGTACAAATTTAGCTGCTTGGTTTGATTCTCAAATTCTATCCGGACACATGTGGTCCGTTACAAAAACTTGGGATCCAGAAGGAATTTTAAGTACAATCCCAGCAATATCCACAAGTTTAATTGGTGTTTTAACCGGTTATTGGCTGCAAAACAATTCAGATAAACCGAAAATCACAAACGGTTTATTTCTTTCATCAAGTATTTTAATGTTTTTGGGGTATGTTTGGAACGGATGGTTCCCAATGAATAAAAGTATCTGGACAAGCTCTTATGTTCTTTTCACCGGCGGATTAGCACTAAATTTTTTAGCAATTTGTTTTTATGTTATTGATGTAAAAAAAATTACTTGGTGGATAAAACCATTTCAAGTTTATGGAATGAATGCAATAACAGTTTTTTTTCTTTCCGGAATTATTGGAAGAATTTTATATTTAATAAAAATTACAGAAAATACCGGAGAAAAAATTTCGATAAGTGAATATTTATTCAATAATTATTTTCTTTCTTGGTTAGAACCTATAAATGCTTCGCTTCTTTGGGCAATAGTTTATGTTTTAATTTGGCTTGGTTTAATGTGGATACTTTATGCAAAGAAAATATTTATTAAGGTTTAA
- a CDS encoding long-chain fatty acid--CoA ligase has protein sequence MPPIKNFKTIPEMFDEVTKTYGVNKTYIKHKIDGKYVDVNYQEVRDITENLALGLASFGIKRSDKVAIISENRPEWYYSDFAILGLGAIDVPIYPNSTSDTIEYIINNSESVGVIVSTKFQLNKVLKVKSKCKNLNFIVVISNEDTEGENGVYTFNQTLEKGRIFKRENPSHFANCIELTNENDLCTIIYTSGTTGEPKGVMLTNKNILSNVKSACEVIHVSDEDTFLSFLPLSHIFERMAGFYLACSCGSTVAFAEGIEKVAQNMGEIKPTVMTAVPRLFERIYSKIKKNLEKQPQKKQKIFEWGVAIGQEFRELKRNGKSVPFTLNIKHKLAEKLVFAKLKHVTGGNLRFFISGGAALARELGVFFEAVGILVLEGYGLTESSPVITVNRENDYKFGSVGKPIPGVEVKIAKDGEILAYGPNIMQGYFKKKRETQEMIIDGWLHTGDIGVFDAEGFLIITDRKKSLFKTSGGKYVAPTPIENLFLGSKYIDQFIIIGDKRMFISALVVPDFEALREYADAHRIPYKTNEDLIKLKQIEEMMEKDFMQFQKQLASYEKIRKFTLLSTPFTIESGEMTPSLKLKRKVIEERYKDLIEDMYKGIQN, from the coding sequence ATGCCGCCCATTAAGAATTTCAAAACAATTCCAGAAATGTTTGATGAAGTAACAAAAACATACGGAGTTAATAAAACTTACATTAAACACAAAATTGATGGAAAATATGTAGATGTAAATTATCAAGAAGTGAGAGATATTACAGAAAACCTTGCACTTGGTTTAGCTTCGTTTGGAATTAAACGTAGTGATAAAGTTGCAATTATTTCTGAAAATAGACCCGAATGGTATTACTCTGATTTTGCGATTCTTGGTTTGGGTGCAATTGATGTTCCCATATATCCTAATTCCACTTCGGATACAATTGAATATATTATTAATAATTCTGAATCAGTTGGTGTTATCGTTTCTACAAAATTTCAATTAAATAAAGTTTTAAAGGTTAAGTCAAAATGTAAAAACTTAAATTTTATAGTTGTAATAAGTAACGAAGATACTGAAGGCGAAAACGGAGTTTACACATTTAATCAAACACTCGAAAAAGGTAGAATTTTTAAGAGAGAAAATCCTTCCCATTTTGCAAATTGTATTGAATTGACTAATGAAAATGATTTATGCACAATAATTTATACTTCCGGAACAACTGGTGAACCTAAAGGCGTGATGCTTACAAATAAAAATATTTTATCAAATGTAAAAAGTGCTTGTGAAGTAATTCATGTTTCTGATGAAGATACATTTTTATCATTTTTGCCACTAAGTCATATATTCGAAAGAATGGCTGGTTTCTATCTTGCATGTTCGTGTGGATCAACAGTTGCATTTGCAGAAGGAATTGAAAAAGTTGCGCAAAATATGGGAGAGATAAAACCCACTGTTATGACTGCAGTTCCAAGGTTGTTTGAAAGAATTTACAGTAAAATAAAAAAGAATTTAGAAAAACAACCACAGAAAAAACAAAAAATATTTGAATGGGGAGTTGCAATAGGACAAGAATTTAGAGAACTTAAACGAAATGGAAAATCAGTTCCTTTTACTCTAAATATAAAACATAAACTAGCTGAAAAATTAGTTTTTGCTAAATTGAAACATGTAACCGGAGGAAATTTACGGTTTTTTATTTCTGGCGGTGCAGCGTTGGCAAGAGAACTAGGAGTTTTTTTTGAAGCAGTTGGAATTTTGGTTTTGGAAGGTTATGGATTAACAGAATCATCTCCCGTAATAACTGTGAACAGAGAAAATGATTATAAATTTGGAAGTGTTGGAAAACCAATTCCCGGTGTAGAAGTTAAAATTGCAAAAGACGGAGAAATTTTAGCTTATGGACCAAATATTATGCAAGGATATTTTAAGAAGAAAAGAGAAACCCAAGAAATGATAATAGACGGCTGGCTTCATACCGGAGATATTGGAGTTTTTGATGCAGAAGGATTTTTGATTATAACAGATCGAAAGAAAAGTTTGTTTAAAACTTCTGGTGGAAAATATGTTGCACCAACTCCAATTGAAAATCTTTTCTTAGGAAGCAAATATATTGATCAATTTATAATTATTGGTGATAAACGAATGTTCATAAGTGCATTAGTTGTTCCGGATTTTGAAGCATTAAGAGAATATGCAGATGCACACAGAATTCCATATAAAACAAATGAGGATTTGATAAAATTGAAACAAATTGAAGAAATGATGGAAAAAGATTTTATGCAATTCCAAAAACAACTTGCGAGTTATGAGAAAATTAGAAAGTTCACATTATTAAGTACTCCATTTACAATTGAAAGTGGTGAAATGACTCCGTCTCTAAAATTGAAAAGAAAAGTTATTGAAGAACGATACAAAGATTTAATTGAAGATATGTATAAAGGAATTCAAAACTAA